Proteins from a single region of Scatophagus argus isolate fScaArg1 chromosome 23, fScaArg1.pri, whole genome shotgun sequence:
- the gal3st3 gene encoding galactose-3-O-sulfotransferase 3, with translation MWRKKLFLLIAAISTVSLLLHHGGHLSWTIDTFYHGCPSFHSHPVPSMKPKHTNVAFLKTHKTASTTMQNVLFRFAEHNNLTVALPVQSCGHQFCYPQSFSSHFVHPHTLPPNIITSHMRFNKAELQRLMPNDTMYITILREPSSMFESLFTYFHQYSQSFKRVPNDSLEAFLADPWRYYRPKEKDSMYAHNTLAFDLGRDKDRPATDAAYALAFIEEVEQVFSLVMISEYFDESLVLLRHLLSWDLDDILYFKHNMRTESSKRSLTPGLAAKIRAWNSLDARLYDHFNASLWRQIEALGPACVAREVRVLRQAQERLMKSCFDGTVPLFRSATQIKNKDLRPWQPSGKVDIIGYDLPTNLSRGYSNQAQELCLKFIQPEIQYTQTLLRSQSLRYRRGHQLRAPQQTRPQQMQPIRKVQHNQMSPPAPGPASVTGSASNSKHSA, from the exons atgtGGCGGAAGAAGTTATTCCTGTTAATCGCTGCCATCAGTACCgtcagtctgctgctgcaccaTGGGGGTCACTTGAGCTG gACCATCGATACCTTCTACCATGGCTGTCCTTCCTTCCATTCCCACCCTGTCCCAAGCATGAAACCTAAGCACACCAATGTGGCCTTCCTTAAGACCCACAAAACGGCCAGCACCACCATGCAGAACGTGCTTTTTCGCTTCGCAGAACACAACAACCTCACTGTGGCGTTGCCAGTGCAGTCCTGCGGCCACCAGTTCTGCTACCCACAGTCATTCTCCTCTCATTTCGTCCACCCGCACACACTTCCGCCAAACATCATCACCAGCCACATGCGCTTCAACAAGGCGGAGCTGCAGCGCCTGATGCCCAATGACACAATGTATATCACTATCCTGAGGGAACCCAGCTCCATGTTTGAATCCTTGTTTACTTACTTCCACCAGTACTCGCAGAGCTTCAAGAGGGTCCCCAATGACTCCCTGGAGGCTTTCTTAGCAGATCCCTGGCGCTACTACCGACCAAAAGAGAAGGACTCCATGTATGCACACAACACCTTGGCCTTCGACTTGGGCAGAGACAAGGATCGCCCAGCAACAGATGCGGCATATGCACTGGCCTTTATAGAAGAAGTGGAGCAAGTTTTCTCCCTTGTAATGATTTCCGAGTACTTTGATGAGTCACTGGTTCTCCTTCGTCATCTCCTCTCCTGGGACCTGGATGACATTCTGTATTTTAAGCACAACATGCGAACAGAAAGCTCAAAGCGGTCCCTAACGCCAGGCCTTGCTGCAAAGATCCGTGCCTGGAATTCTTTAGATGCACGTCTCTACGATCACTTCAACGCGTCCTTGTGGCGCCAGATTGAAGCTCTGGGTCCAGCCTGTGTGGCAAGGGAGGTGCGCGTCCTTCGACAGGCCCAGGAGAGGCTAATGAAAAGCTGCTTCGATGGGACGGTGCCACTCTTCCGCTCAGCCACACAGATCAAGAACAAGGATCTCCGCCCGTGGCAGCCAAGTGGCAAAGTTGACATTATAGGCTACGATCTCCCAACAAATCTGAGCCGTGGGTATTCTAACCAGGCCCAGGAGCTCTGCCTCAAATTCATCCAGCCAGAGATCCAGTACACACAGACGCTCCTACGTTCCCAATCACTGCGCTACCGTCGAGGCCACCAGCTCCGGGCTCCACAGCAGACACGTCCCCAGCAAATGCAGCCCATACGCAAAGTGCAACACAACCAAATGTCTCCTCCAGCCCCTGGCCCTGCATCAGTGACTGGATCTGCCTCCAACTCAAAGCATTCAGCATGA